The region TGCTCGTTTACAAAGGCCACAAAGAGTTTATTCTGCAGCAGATCATACTTTTGCAGCACATCCTCCATTGTCCGGAAAGCTTTCGGCAGCAGCTTTAGCTGACCGGGCCTGGTGCGTACACCCGAGAGCAGCACGTCTTTGAAGTTAGAGAAAGGGAAGCTTTGCTGTTGCAGCGAGGTGCGCCATACTTGCTGGCTTACCTGATAGCAATGCTCCCAGAATGCGCGCTGGTTATACTTTCCGAACACCCGCTCCGCCTCTGCCACCCACTGCTCCAAATTGCCACACCTTGTCACGATCTGCCCATCGGGCAGGTGAACCTGCATGGGAGGCTCCAGCCGCTGCACGGGCACTTTTATACCTGTCTCCTCCAGCAGATAGCGCAGCGGCATGTGCTCGTCGAGCCCCACCAGCGTAGTGGCGCCCGTCTCGAACCAGTACCCTTTGCGCCGGTACGAGGTTGCGCAACCGCCCGGATACTTTGCCTGCTCCAGCACGCATATTTTCAGGCCTTGCTTCGCCAACAGGGCTGCTGCCGTGAGCGCCCCGAAACCCGAACCGATTATTGCCACATCATAGCGCATTTATACTTTACTTTGTACTGCTTTAAACAAGCGTATTGCCATTCTAAACCAAACGGTGCGCGTAATGTTGTAGCAGTATGCACCTAAAACCATACCATGGAGAATAATCAAACGATCAGCATCATGGGCTGCGGCTGGCTGGGCATGCCGCTGGCCGAGCAACTTGCCCTACACGGGTTCACGGTGAAGGGCTCTACCACCACACCCGAGAAAATTGACGTGATGCTGGAGAAAGACATACAGCCTTACTTGCTGGACCTGGGCAGCGATTTGCTGGACAAGCCCGCGCTGGTGGATTTCCTGGATACGGATGTTCTTGTGCTCAACATCCCGCCTCACCTGCGCTCCGATGGCGGCGTATCCTACCAGAACCAGATGCAGCTGCTACTCAAATTTCTGCTGGAGTCGCCGGTTAGCCGCATCCTTTTCGTTTCCTCTACTTCTGTGTACCAGGATCTGAACCGCGTGGTAACCGAGGAAGACGTCAGCTTTACCGAGGAGCTGGAGCCCGACAACATGCTGCTGCAGGCAGAGCGGCTGTTTCAGGACCGG is a window of Pontibacter kalidii DNA encoding:
- a CDS encoding SDR family oxidoreductase produces the protein MENNQTISIMGCGWLGMPLAEQLALHGFTVKGSTTTPEKIDVMLEKDIQPYLLDLGSDLLDKPALVDFLDTDVLVLNIPPHLRSDGGVSYQNQMQLLLKFLLESPVSRILFVSSTSVYQDLNRVVTEEDVSFTEELEPDNMLLQAERLFQDREDWVTTIVRFGGLVGGSRQPGRWLAGKKNVLNGDAPVNLIHQDDCVNILYRIIEQERWGKVYNACADEHPLRRDFYSSSAVALGLTPPEFQDMEETKFKLISSQKLKDELSYTFVHPEPMAFFS